The genomic interval AACCCATAAAACTTTAGATACTTTTTTAGCTTTATTTTTGATATAATGTTCTCTATTAGGGAAAAAGTAAAATGATTCTCCTGCCTTAACTAATAACTTTCTTTTCCCATGGATTAACTCGATTTCTCCCTCTAAAACATATCCAAATTCTTCCCCTGGATGTGGGGTATGTTTATAAGAGAGGCCACCAGGTTCTAGTTCGATTAAAATCGGTTCCATCTCATTTTTTTGAGCGTTTGGGATAACCCAATGTATTTTTATCTTATGATCTTCATCATGTTTAATTGAAATATCTTCGTTTTTAAATACAATTTTTTCATCATCTTCTTCAGCGAAAAAGTCGCCTAATGTTGTCCCTAATGCTTCTAAAATATCATGAAGAGTTGTGATAGAAGGTGATGTCATTTCTCTTTCGAGTTGAGAAATAAATCCTTTGGTTAATTCACAACGGTCCGCTAATTCTTCTTGAGTTAAACCATTTTCCATTCTCAGACGTTTAATTTTTGACCCAATATTCATGATTATTCATCCTTCCTAAAGTATTACTAGTATAAACTTAAAGTTTAGTTTTTATAAACATTTATAAATTATAAATAATTTTATACTATTTGTCAATATAAACTCCCAATTTTTTACCAAAAAGTTTACTAAAATTAAACTCTAAAGTAAGTATTACTTCAATAATCATTTGATATTAGAATAATTTATCTTGGTTAAACGATTTCAATAATGTCTATAGAAATAATAAAAAAGTGAGTTAAATTTAACCCACTTCGATGTATAATTAATCAATTCTACTATTTGTTATCACTCATATTAGTTTTTCACTTTTTGGAAGGAAAGTTATATCATTGAAAGCATTTCCTTCCAACATAGATGTACATATTTATACTAAAAAAGTACTCACCCGTT from Mycoplasmatota bacterium carries:
- a CDS encoding helix-turn-helix transcriptional regulator; the protein is MNIGSKIKRLRMENGLTQEELADRCELTKGFISQLEREMTSPSITTLHDILEALGTTLGDFFAEEDDEKIVFKNEDISIKHDEDHKIKIHWVIPNAQKNEMEPILIELEPGGLSYKHTPHPGEEFGYVLEGEIELIHGKRKLLVKAGESFYFFPNREHYIKNKAKKVSKVLWVTTPPTF